The Cucumis sativus cultivar 9930 unplaced genomic scaffold, Cucumber_9930_V3 scaffold115, whole genome shotgun sequence region CTTCGTATGAGGAACACATAAAAGATGAATTACTATAAAGCTGGCCCATTGggaaacaaagaagaaaaactaccCTTTTTAAAGGGGTGtttaaatttacaacaatTCAAAGcatgaaacaaaattatgtctacaaaattatagaagtttgagaaaaaatgtcCCTTTTTTATATCTGGGAGTGTTCATGCCAACTTTTTTATATCTGGGAGTGTTAATGCCAACTTACACGCACCTCGAAAAAtcgtaggaaattaatttctaagtAGGTGACCGTCATGGATCAAGTCCATGACCGCTTAGTCATATTTTTTGAGACCAtgtcttcttttttaccaCTAGGCTAATAATACCCATTGTGTTTGAGAAAATGTCCTTGAAATTCCTTCCATTCCTATCACACTTCAGAATCTGGAATCTGAAGGAAAACTTGATTAAGAACTAACCAAGAGGACTTTTTTCGATACCATGGAAGTGACCCACAAATTCTGAATCAAGAATAGCAAAGATACTGTTTGTCAACACTACATTCCATTCTAAAGCATTCAACACTCTTGACCTAATTCAACAACGTGACCCaattccttttctctctctctctctcgtgAATATTCTCAAATCTTATATTGTGTGCAATGAGgaacacaaaattttaaaaaccaaaagccCCAAAACCACATAAAACCCATAGAAAGGGATCCTCCATACCACAAGGAGTCAAACGAATGTTTCCCAGTGTAGGCTGATGACGAAAGCAGAGTAGTTAGAACCTAACTGTTGGAAGGTAAGTTCTCTCTCATCTgtctcctttctctctcttttctctttctacctGTTTGCTATTCCCCTTCCGTCGATTTCAACTTTTTGATGCCCTCCCTGACATTCTCTTTGTTACTCCATCCGCTCGGCATTCGCTCTCACGAGCAGTCTTCATCAACACTCCCACAAGTAGAGCAATTTTCCGAGTTTGGGTTGTAGTCACAATGGAAGTAGAAAGCTGCAAGCTGCtaagttctttttattgtatttggtCAGAGAACGGTTTTTTTCATAGAGAGGATGTGGAAGCTCAAAGGGATGCAGTCTCAGAAGCTCAGCTGAAATGGTTTTTGGTTGCTATAGCAGAGCTAACAAGTGGCTGAAAGGATCACTTCTTCCTTAAAAATGGGGGTGGACCGTGGAAgaacaaaactttcaaagtttAGAACTGAAGAGGGATGGATTTTAAGTTGTGATTTAGGGTGGGGTGATTGGATTGGTTGTGAGATAGGGAGTCTCCCCTCTTTTTATCTATGCCTCCCTCTTGGTAATAATCCAAAGAGCGTTTCTTTATGGGATCCAGTGGTGGATAAAGTCCGCAGGAGGTTGGCTTCGTGGAAAAAAGCTTCTTTTTTAAGGCGGGTCGTCTCATTTTGATTAAGTTTGTGCTAAGCGGTTTTTCAAActattcttttcctttttaaagcTCCGGAGGAGGTGTGCATGTGTTTGGCGGGGTTAATGCGGGATTTGAAGGGCTGTGTGAAGGAAAAGCTCTTATCTCATAAGGTGGGAGTTGATTGAGAAACCATTGTCTTTAGGAGGTCTAGAAACTGGAAACCCAAGAATCCCTATCAAAGCCTTTTAAGTGttggggtgtcaacctagttgagatgcttAGGTGTGCCTCTTGGTCCTTAGGTTTCCTTGTTTTGGTGCTCTTTCTATAACTCTTTTGTACATTGAGCATTAATctcgttttatttttttattaatatataatatagtggttgttctccttttcaaaaaaaaaaaaaaaaaaacactgtGACCCAATTCTGTGAACTAAATGAACAAGAAGCTTACATGGAAAGGAGAAATGATTTTGAGAAACAGTCCCATGAATGGAATGGTTGGAGTGTCAGGTAGCTGAATGAACTTAAAAAGTACACATAGGTTAAGCTATGTCCCAAACTTTCAAGTTTGTATCTATTTGgtctccaaaatttaaaatgtgtcTAATACATCCCAGATTTTCAATTGTGTCCAGTAGGGCCCTCAACTTTTAGTTTAGTGTCAGGTAGGtcctttcaaaagttttaaaaattaactgaACTAATAAAACTCTAAACTCTCAATATTTTGTCTAGTGCATGTACGTccatcaatttttaaaaagaatgcTGATTaggtaaaattgaaaattcaggGACTGTTTGGGCATAAAGTTGAAAGTTCAATAATTGACACTTTTTGATGTTTAGGTACTAAGCTGAAAGTTCGAAGAATGAACTTATAgtttaacttttcaataaATAGGCATCTTAAAGcaaattcttttcttatataaGGTGGAGAAATGTCTTAGGCTTTTGGATATTCGTTAGTTGTTTCCTAAAAGAACCAGATATTAGCACGTCactaaaacattttaatatgCATATGTACTATTTTTAATTGACTTTCTTCAGCCGTATGATCTATTGTCTTTTATTGTTCTCTGTTCAAATCACTTTCTTCCAGCAAGAATTGTGTTTTTGGCTCAGTAGTCATTGATAAGCACATCGTCATCTGAAGGCCCATATTgtattacttaattaaaattgcaGGGAATGGAGCAGATGATATCTCATatcttatatataattatgctGTCAGCATTCCAAATTTAGCGGTGAGATTCCCATGAACTATGCTGGTAATGTCCTTGAGTCTACCACCTCTGCTTCTCAGGCAGTTGGATTGTTTTTAGAAGTGGGTGCTCTTTAACTTTTccaaagttttattttggaagtcattttgtttttttccatCTTGTCACATtagtttttaagatttatacaaatttaataataaagcaaaagaagaagaaagaattggTTTCAATAGTAACACATCGtgtttgatataaattttaaatgagcaagctttttttttttgtgggggGAGGGTCTTTCTGCATTTGTTTGGGTACTGTTGCTGTACATGCACGAGAGTTTTGATGGATGttcaagattttttctttttaaaggaattgcttttttattctattattgatttatttctcaatttgtttttgataacGTGGAAGATTGAGGATGTGGTTTCAAAGTTCAAGAGCATGCACTTCGAGTTAGTTATCAATCCTTCATCTGCTTCATATGAGAAGCTCATCTGTTATTGTTGTGGTTTATTTAAGGTATGATATTGGTGAAAAGACTGCTAAAcagaaatttcttttgaacttttgtgagaccctttatttattttgaataagacaatttaagtttgttttccttattatttttttaggtgTAGTTTGTGACATTggctttctttttaaaatccGATGTAGGTTCACATGGCCCTTGACATAGCAAATGAAATGTGTGATGCAGATTTCACACCATCAACAGGTGTCTTGCACTCCATTTTGCATGCTTTGGATGAAAGCTGTGAATATAATTTGGTAAGTGTTTTGTCGATTCTATTTTTTAACCAATATTTAAAGTGAACTTGATACTGTATGTCACGTGGTTGCTAATGCTCACATCTTTCGCTTTTGCTTCTGATCATCTTGATATGTgcactttatattttgaatttacacATTTTCTTTAGGTAATAGAATAAGTTTTGAATGTTAATAATGTGATTTTGTGGTTAACtgtaaatgtatatatatactatatggTAAAAGACAATGTGGCATCTACTTGGGTTTGCCCCATGATTAAGGGTGTCCTGATATCTTTTGGGTTTCCAACTTCTACCTGCCTATTTAAGATATTAACTATTCTATGAGTTACATAATACCAAATATTGTAGGCATCTGCCCcttgtttttatattcaatCCAATTTTCGGATGTTGCATTCATTTTCCAGTTATGAGGAAGTTCACGCCTGCAGAAATGGTGAAGAGCAGTGAGGAGAGGTATTATtaacaagaaagaaatagatggtAGATGATAAGGAGGAATAACTTGAATACCGTTTAACTCATACTTAAAAGTTTGTCATCACTAGGATAATTCAAAATCCTTATCTTGTTTTGCCACATATCATTATTTGCTTggctttttatatattgtcaATTGTTATGGAGGATCATGATGAACTTCAGTGAGATTATATCTTTTGATCCATTTATGTGTGACTGATGTTGCGATTATGCTTCCATGtgatttccttattttcttgtttcaatTATCTTCCCTGTGTTCTTTTCgagacacacacacacacacacaaggTTTATTTTGTGTGTGCtgggttttttttctccatatcAATATTGTTTAAACACTAATCAATGAAATGAATTATTGTTATAACACTAGATGCTTCTCTTTCTGCTTATTGCAAGGTTCATCAAGTGTATTCACTCATATGTCGCCATAACTTGAAGCCAGATAGTGAAATCTTGAGGGGCATGATAAATCTGCACGTGAAGATGAAAGATGTAATTCCTTgctcaaattttgttttgttttccctTTTGGCTATTTTGCGTGCTCAAATCTaattgcatttaaaaaaaaattgaactttcatggatataaaattttaaatttcttttttgcagTTTAAAGGTGCCTATGATATGCTTAAGGAGTGGGAGAAAATGAACGTAATTCCTACAACTAACTTGTACAATGCTATCATGGCAGGATACTTTCGAGAGGTACCCAACTCCTCAGTTCTATCATCTGTggtcttcctctttttctttgctcGCTGATTTCTCTCCGTAGCATATATCTGACATGTGAATATAGTTAGTGTATGTTCTATTGCTCGCAATCAAGAATTTCCACTACATGTATTTGTtctcttattttcatttgatgaTGTTATGTTATGGAAGTGCTAGACAACAGGTGGCTCTTGCTTCTTCTAGATTTGTGTATAACAAACACAATTGTGTTTAGATTAaactattattcttttatttttttttccttttataatcTCTTTTCTTTGGTAGAAATTTCTTGTCTTACATTTATCCTTTATTGGGTCTTTTGTTTTATGAGTAATCAAACACTGAATCAGTCCAAACTACTAAAATCAACTAGGCATCTGAGAAGGAGCTCTTATGTTCAAACTCCTTGTTAGTTAACTCAAGCTGCAAGTCTAGTTTTAGTAGTTTTGAATTAGCCCAACGTTCAAATGTCTAGGAAAGTTGTTAAGTATCTATATCCAGAGTTAATGGCCAGTTTTGTGAAGTTCAATTAGTGGACATTGTTTGATGGAAGAAGAATTGGGGTTAATTGggtaattagttaatattttaggTTAGTTCCTTTTTTACCCCACTTGtaataaaattctattaataGGAGTCTTTCCCTCTTGTATGAAacatattatcattttaataaaagatcTATATTCTTAGTTCTTGGAAACTACACCTTGAGGTTACTTGGtgccaaaataaaataaatttctgtATATTTCGCAAAGAGAGAagagttttcttaaatagaagAACAACCCCCtacaaagatgaaaaacataaatttgacaaatatattttttagaaaaggatgcgagtctcactattattagtattgaaaatagagagacaaagctcaatgtacatgagagatatacaaagagcaatagggGGAGGGGAGGATTAGCAGGCGcaggcatctcaactaggctgacacccccttagcgccctcatcacatccaaaaTGCGAAAATAAACTCACATATCAGGTTAATAAAAGCAatacaacaaaacaatatcaaattaaaggCCACAATACAAGGCCAAACAagatgatagaaaaaaaaactatccaAAACAGAATCACAAGGCACCAAGCTGAGTCCTTGATTGAGCAAAAACATATTGAAGTAGAAGGCTGATCCGGGAGACATGATAATCTAGAACTTCAAGGTGGGGAGACTATAAAGGCTGGCCAATTTAGAACAATCTCCTGCGAAGAGtaatcttgaaaatatttagataatGAGCACCATGAAGATGCATTCAAACAAGCAGAATCATAGCGTTCCATCCAAGTCAATGAGTTATCATGGAAGActctttggtttctttcaaaccaGATTTCAGCTAAAAATGCTTTTACTGCATTTGCCCACAAACATTCAgctgtcttcttcttcaagtcTGGACCAGCAAGAATTTGAGACACATTGTTCTTAAAAACATGATagaaaacccaacaaaaattgaatgcttggagAAGGTGGACCCAACATTTAAAACCAAAGacacaatcaaataaaagatGCCGGATTTTCCATGTTATTAACACAAAGGGGGCAGACATAAGGTGAGAGGGCATGGGAGGAAAGCTTTCTTTGAAGTACTGAGGCACAGTCTAAATTTTCGAAGAGCATAATCCATATGGAAATATTTATCCTTCTTGGACTGTTAGATTTCCAAAACTTTTTGTACAAAAAACTTTCCAATGGAGAAGATGTCGAAAGATGCTTAACCAGTGATTTTACCAAGAAGGAACCTGAGGTTTCAAGGGACCAAAACCTTTGATCTGGAAATGAGGCTGACTGTGAAGGAGAAATCTGACTCAACAAGATctgaaaatctaaaatttccTCATCATTTAGCGATCTTCTGAAATAGATGGACCAAGAGTTGGTTGAAGAGTCCCAATGATTTGAAACAGACCATTTGGATTGAGTGCGATCCTAACCAATCTTGGAAATTTACGCTCCAAAGTGATAATGTCCATCCAAGGGTGCTtccaaaacaatattttgctGCCATCACCTAATTTGAAAAGAGCCAATGAGTCAATTTTGCGCTATTGCCTTGATATGCTAAGCCAAGGACTTCTTTAGACTCAcggtttctttttcatttgaatgCCAGTTGAAAGTACTACTTCCATGGATGCTTATGATCACTTGACACCAAAgtgaattttgttcttttgagaAACGCCATCCCCACTTAGACAATAGGGCCATATTCTTGTGCTTCAACTTGCCCAAACTAAGTCCTCCATCTTTGTAGGATTTAATTACAGCATCCCATTTTACTAGGTGGTTTAGCTTTCCTACCTTGTTTCCTTTCCAAAAGAACTTTCTCATGATTCTTTCCAAAGAGCTTAGAGCAGATTCTGGCATGAGGAAAACAGACATATAGTATGTAGGGAGACTGGACAAAACTGATTGGCATTGTGTAATCCTCCCACCCCTAGAGAGATTGTATCATCTCCGTTTATCTAGCTATCCATGGACTTTGTCAAGAATGGGCTGCCAAAATCGAGCACTTCTTGGGTAACCACCAAAGGAAGACCGAGATAAATGAAGGGTAGACTTTCTACCttgtagtttaaaatgtttgcTGTTGAAATAACCTAGCTGTCGTCAATATTTAAACCACAAATAGCTGTTTTCTCCCAATTAATCTTTTGACCGGAACACCATTCAAAGACTAGTAATGTTTTCCTAAGATTTTCTATCATTTCCTCGTCAAATTTCCAAAACAAGAGTGTATCATCCACAAATTTGAAGATAGGAATGTGAATCCTATCTTTTCCAACTACAAAGCCTTCaaacatttctttcttatgaaggttgaagaagagaCTGCTCAAAACTTCACTAACcataagaaaaaggaagggaGAAAGAGGATCTTCTAAATACAAAAACACTGCTAAAGAAAGGGTTCCAACTAGGTAAGATATTGAgtgtaattacaaaatatctttgaaattgaagcccaaagagaaacatgaaaccTCACCAAAGACTAAACCTCACTAGGTCCCTCACCCCATGAGCACTCTATTCTTTCTCTCCTCATAGATCCCACAATATAGCACACACCCAGCAAACAAAAGAGTGCACCTTTCTATTTAAAAGGTAGATGAAGAGGGAACTCCTTGATCATCATCAACCAAACGTCCCACTGGCGAGCAAgcaaaaaatcaaactcttGCAAGAAATAGTTCTTAACAAATCTCAGATACTAACACTCCCAGAGAAGATGATCCAAATTTCCCTTCCCTTCAGTCAAAGAATTCAACAAAAAGGATCCATTAACGAAGACAACTTTCTCAAAATCCTATCCATTGTATTCACACAAGACAAGCAAAACTTGCTAGGCGAAGAGCCTTGCTAAAACATCAAAGACCAACTCGACAGTAGGAGAAGGATCCactaaaatccaaaagaatgactgatagaacactgatatagtgtttctattttattgatacCTTCAACagaattacaatataaaagaagtaaaagaacAAGTAAAAGAACTCCAACCCTCTACCCTTCCTCCCTTTCAAGGAATGTTGCGGTCCTATTTCTTCACCAAATTCTTCATGTCCTTCTTCCCTCCCCAACTGcctatttataaccaactAACTACCAACAAATCTAATTACCTTTCTACCCTACCCTATattaatctaggtatctaacaatGACTTACAAGAGTAGCTCTCCACCAGTTTAGGACTCCAAACACGAACATTCCTTCTCCCCAATCTAAAGTCAAATCCCTCGATCAAGGAAAGAAGAGACCACCTCCATGTTTCCCTGTTGGACAACAGCCAACAGAATGTAAAAGAGAGGGAAACAGAATCCCTATGGGATGGGTTCATAGCTAGGGCTTGGGATTGCCTGACTATTGGCAATGTCGAAGCGTGGGAATTTGGTAGTAAGCTTTTGGAGAAGACAGATGAAGTTCGGCAGTGATCTTTTTTGAAGTGATGTAAAGCTCGAGGGAATGTACGGTCTTGTTTTAGTTCGAAGTTGTAAGGGAATGTTTCAGATGTTTTTAGAAGATGGAGTTGATCGACTCCTGCTTTGTCTTTCTCTCAATGTTCCCCAAGGCCCTGTTTTGGCTTCAACTTTTAAGCAAGTCAATCAGAAGGTTGAATATGAGAAGCAGAAAACCTTGTGGATGTTGTAGTTGGATCAAGAAAGTCGGAGGTTCATGGGccagttttgaaaaatggagTATGAATCAGCGATGAATATGGAAGTTGATGTTTCCATTTATTGTGTCACAATGGTGAACGTTTAATGGGGTTGTGAGGTTATGTGGTATAAGTATAACATCAAAGAATGCATTCAGGACTTTGACTTTGGGCTTGTCTTGAAGAATTTTGCATGATATCTGTGGGTTTATGCAAAAGTAATAAGGAGAGTAGGTAAGGTTGTTAGTAGTGGAAGACGATCAGAGTCCAAGAATTTTTTCTATCCATATGTGGAATTTTCGTAATTGAGGGCTGGAGATTGGGCAATCTCTGAAGGATGGTTCACGAACTTGTAAATTATCCTTCCTTAGAACAAAAGGTATTATCTCTTTGATGATTGACTTAGGCGTAAGGCTTGTTgtgtttgaagaagatgatggaGAGGTGTTGTGGATGATGTCTTCTTTATTGGACGAAACCATTTGCTGGCACTTGGATAATTGGAGATGTGGTTCGGTGTGAACGAAGAAGAGGAATATGCAGTTGAATGTATAATtgtgtttagtttttaatatgagtcttttatatttttttttattttttgccaaTGATAATTAGTTTCCTCTAACTTATATTTACCTAGATTTTGTTAATGAGAAATAATTCCCCCTCCAAAAGTAACGGTGTTAGGTTTGGACTCCTATAGGCTATAACTAATTCTTCCAATACTCTGCAGAAGAACACCTCTGATGGATTCATGGTTCTTAAGCAAATGGAACTTGCGGATGTAAAACCAGATTCCATAACTTTCAGCTATTTGATCAGCAATTGTGAATGCGAGGAGGATATTATCAAGGTATCAAGGaactcttcaaattttatttctaattttatttgtgacaaattttaaaagcatgATATTATTTGTCGTTTTTATGCCAGAAGTGGCTGCCCGAAAATCAGTTATTGTTCTTGAATACTATGGTGAAAACTAGTCTAATATCACTGAAGCATTTAACATTCTAAAAGCCTTTCAAAATGGTAGGGAGAATAAAACTGTAGACTACAGGAAAATGTAAGTACCAAGGATATTCGTTCTAGTTTAGAATCACAACTAGCTAGCATTCCTACAAAATTCTGCAATATGGataatttgaacttttgtttACAGTATACCATGCCTGGTATGGAAGAAAATTTCAGAGTATTTGTGATTTAgagttttacttttatttcaCGAAGTAATTTAATTCTATTGTTGCCAACTTTGTCACAAGACATACTCTTGACCAGAAGGTTAGAGGTTTGAATCTTCCATCTTTCAGTTGTTGTACtcgaacaaaaagaaaaatgaattgttGTAAGTTTATATACTTCAACCCGTGATTGTGCATCGGGTCTCTTTCCAGCAtgcataacattttttattagcGTTTCTTTTAAGTTGATGGATATTAAATGAGACTTTATCTTGACCTTATGCATTTGTTAATTTCAATCCTTTAATTTTATCCATAATATTCCAACACTAGTTCCAACCTGCACCTAGTAAACTCCTCTTCCACAGTTGGGACTCTGATAAGCTGCCGACTGACCATATAGTTAATCCTTGTATTGACTTTGCCGTATAACTAACCTAAATGCCTAACAAACTATACTTTGTACCAATCACTCAGTACGTTGTTTTTACTAATCTAATATTATTCACTTTACTCTTTAACCTATAAAAACCAAGTATTAtatgaatttagaaataagCCACCTTTCTTCCTGCTGCAGTATTACAAAGAACTGAATCATTCTGGAGTTCAAGCAACAAAGCATGTTTTTATGGCACTTATAAATGCATATGCTGCTCATGGACAATTCGAGAAGGCAAAACAGGTACTTCATCTGGAGGTCCATGCTTGTATTCATATGAAGATTTTCATTAAGAGTCGCCTGAAGTGTGTGGTTTGCAATGTAAGATTATTTAGACGTCATTTTATCTTCTAGGTTATATCAGATGAAGGAATTCCAGTCAAGAACTTGAATGAAGTTAGATGTGTGCTAGTCTCTGCTCTTGCATCAAATGGCCAAACGGCTGATGCCCTGAAAATTTATGATGAAATGAAACAAGCTGGATGTGATTTGGATTGCAAAGCTGTTTCCAGTCTTATTGTAAGTTGAACGGCTGTTACTGTCCTAATGGATGATTATTTCCTCTTTAGTTTTGTAGACTAAAAGTCATTCCCTTTTGTTTCCAGGAGCACTATCCATTCGATGGGCCATTGAATAGAATGCTTCAGTTACTTGGTGATTTGCATCATGATCTTAATGGCTGGATACATTGTTGTAGCAGGATTATCTTATTTTCTGTAAAACACAACGATCTGAGGTTCATCCTGAAAAATTCCTTGCTTAGTTGGATATGATttgatttagatttattattcTCCCATGATAGAGAATTTGATATATGAagaatcattgtttttttatcatttttgtagTTCAACTGTTGATCTATTGAAGCAGCTCAGTTACAGATGCACTAATGATGAAACCATAATGGGAGTGACTTTTGATGAGGTTGGTTAATTCCTTTCCGGTTTGTATTTGCAATACAAGACTCTCCACTGAAAGCgatttttgatattttcgtTGAATGACCTGACTTCTCAAAAATGATTATAGAAGCGGTTTCACCCAAAACACTTTTTCAAACATCTCCTCAATCTGGCGAAGTAATGAATTTTCGTTGAGTGACTTGACCTCTTGAATGATTATAGGAGTGGTTTCATCCAAAACACTTTTTCAAACATCTCCTAAATGTGACGAAGTAATGAATTTGGTTATATGCTTGTGTGCCCTTATTACTATCTAAGAGGCAAACACAGACGATTCAATACAATTAACTAATTCTTCCTTTGTAAATCTCATTCAATTCTTATAATCATATTATGAGTTCTACAATCTGACATAAATCTCCCAGCTTAACTTACAACTCGTTATATATCTCCAGGTTTTCTGCCTCATTGCAAACTCTGAGCCTACATATTTAGAAATAGGCTTACAATTgcttaaatttataaagaacGATCTTGGTCTTTCTCCGCCGCGGAGATGCCTCGATTTTCTCCTTGGCACTTGTGCTAATGCCAAAGATGCAGAAAGCTCTCGCCTTATCTggaaagaatatgaaaatgctGGCCTCCTTTACAACACCATTAGTTACTTGAAGTGAGCACTGTGATGCTGTTGGTCATTATGTTTCTTTCCTATGCGTCTTTGCTCTAACTTGTTCTTATTGCTTTAAGTTCGCCTAACCTGTACATGGGGCATTTTTGCAGGATGTATCAAGCTCTTTTAGCATCTGGGGACTCAAAATCTGCAAAACTTTTGCTTGgtaaaattccaaaagatGATGCTGATGTTTGTTACATAATTAAGGAATGTGAACGGGTTTATTCTTCTAcagcaaagaagaaaaaggtgtTGAAAATGAGCAGAAATAAGTGAGAGGCTTGAATAGGAAAGTAGGATgggttttaaaattaacttgtaggagtaaataaatagaaacagGCAGAGATGAATGACAAACCCTTTTGTTTGCTGA contains the following coding sequences:
- the LOC116405532 gene encoding pentatricopeptide repeat-containing protein At4g04790, mitochondrial-like, with the protein product MRSKLSSLVRSAIISSKSSQNAQDAALQNYVSTIDPLSPSTSLSNAINSPTSKKLPQNPNSDVQFPALILEESSDSGDPTKHLAKAISSVLCEGSSVMSPEAQGNCVEESLEKLLDIPWFSIKTNHSLTLHRKEISRERKHNWVLKNTQSDRFRRLVRSCANRLGSDVTLEVFGKLGRETGVKEYNALVGICLEKAKASKDVEVVLEQIGKVYQLFKLMKEQGFSLEDETYGPVLACLIDMDMMEEFNFFCEAIKDGNPGSISRLGYYKMLFYIKINDEEKVQELCYRATVDDGVDKFSLQENYLLALCGSEQKKELLQMLEVIDITKLSTTVVAPNIFKSLGRLSLHTFAEKSLLAFKTSGNGADDISYLIYNYAVSIPNLAIEDVVSKFKSMHFELVINPSSASYEKLICYCCGLFKVHMALDIANEMCDADFTPSTGVLHSILHALDESCEYNLVHQVYSLICRHNLKPDSEILRGMINLHVKMKDFKGAYDMLKEWEKMNVIPTTNLYNAIMAGYFREKNTSDGFMVLKQMELADVKPDSITFSYLISNCECEEDIIKYYKELNHSGVQATKHVFMALINAYAAHGQFEKAKQVISDEGIPVKNLNEVRCVLVSALASNGQTADALKIYDEMKQAGCDLDCKAVSSLIEHYPFDGPLNRMLQLLGDLHHDLNGWIHCCSRIILFSVKHNDLSSTVDLLKQLSYRCTNDETIMGVTFDEVFCLIANSEPTYLEIGLQLLKFIKNDLGLSPPRRCLDFLLGTCANAKDAESSRLIWKEYENAGLLYNTISYLKMYQALLASGDSKSAKLLLGKIPKDDADVCYIIKECERVYSSTAKKKKVLKMSRNK